ATGAAGTAAACTATGTACAAATCACTTAAATTTGAAAGGAAACCATTTGGAATGAAGTTAGGTGCCCGCATCTTTAAAACGGGAATTGCAATTGTCTTATCCCTTTACTTAGCACAGCTGCTGCACTCACCGTCTCCTGTATTGGCCGGTATTGCTGCAATTTTTGCCATCCAGCCGACAATCTATCGTTCTTATTTAACGATTATTGAACAAATACAAGGAAACTTAATAGGTGCAATACTTGCAGTCATTTTTGTCCTTTTATTAGGAAATCACATTATCATTATTGGGTTAGCCGCTGTAATTGTTATTATTATCAATCTTAAGCTGAAAATTGAAAATACAATCGGACTTTCTCTTGTAACGCTTATTTCGATTATGGAAACTCCTGGAACTGATTTTATTCCATTTGCAGGAATCCGTTTCTCAACCATTATGATTGGAGTCTTTTCTGCTTTCGTGGTAAACCTTGTTTTTCTGCCCCCTAAATATGAAAATAAGCTATATTTCAAGATTTCCGGTACAACGGAGGAAATTATTCGCTGGATTCGATTAAGTACCCGGCATGACTTCGATCACAATATGCTAAAAAGCGATATTGAAAAATTAAAAGACAACTTAATTAAGATTGAACAGTTTTATATAATGTATAAAGAAGAAAGAAGTTATTTTAAAAAGATTAGTTTAGAAAAATCAAGAAAGCTAGTGGTCTTCAGGCAAATGAGCTCCACGGCTAAAAAAGCACTGGATACATTAAAAAAACTTCATCGATTTGAAAATGAAATCCTTCATCTGCCGGAAAACTTTCAACAGTCGATACAAGAGCAACTCGACAGTGTCATTTACCACCATGAGCAATTAATGCTTCGGTTTATTGGTAAAGTTCCAACACCCTTAGACAATGAAACAAATACCTGTATGAATAATAAGGAACTATTTGAGTTATTCTTGAACCACCAAAAGCTATACCGCGACCAAGACGATCCGCATTTATATCATACTATGCAAGTAATTTCTTCGATTATTGATTACGGGGAGCAGATTGAGCACCTGGATACATTAGTCACCAGCTTTCACTCCTTTCATCATAATGAGGTATCCATTGACCAGAACGAAATTGAATAAAAAACTTACCGGCTAGGTAAGTTTTTTTTCGTTTTATGTTAAAGTATATTTTTACCTGTTATAAGCAACATAAAGGAAAACAGCTAAGGAGTATTATTATGTTTGTTGCTATAATTAGAATTGGTCTTCTATTAATACCGTGGTTGACTGTTTTCTTAATTCCCAAAAATGTGTTAAAAAAATATACACCTTCTGCAATCTTTGCGTCCTTACTTGTTGCTATTAATTGCATGTTATCTGTTCCTTTTAAATGGTGGACAGTAAAAGGCGGATTACTTAATAAAGTTTTTAATGATTTGAGCTTTATAATCGGGCCGTTTTTTATAGGCACCATTTGGATTTTTCGTTTAACCTTCGGGAAATTCTGGTTATACCTTTTGGTGAATACACTTATGGACTTATTTCTTGCTTATCCAATTAATTGGCTAATGCAAAAATTAAAAGTCTATAAATTAGTAAATTTTAAATCTAAACACGTTTTTTTCCTATCGATTTGTTTTGCTCTTGTTATTTACCCCTACCAATTATTTATATCTCGAACAAAGTCCAGTGAATGAAACTGGATTTTTTTATTTACTCTTTGGTTTTATTCATGCTATCGTTAAGTTTTGTTAGGAAGTGTTTTCTCCTTATACACATTTCTTTTATTATTAATGTAAAAAAAGTGGGGGTTGATAGAATGTTTTTCTTAGGACTGTTTGAGCAGTTGCCTGTACAAGTAGTAACGGTGGCACTGCTGATTATACTTACGGTTTATTTGATCCGCAAATTCATTAAACTATTCTTTGACAAAACGAGCTTCTTGGACGAAAATCATGAAGAGACATTAATGCATTTCGCTAACCAGGTGACAAAAGTAGTTGGACTAATCATTTTCTTAATTTATGTACTTAGCCATTTCTTCGACCTGACAAAGTTTGTCACCGGCTCTGTAGTTGTAGCAGGTTCCTTGGCATTAATCTTTCAGCATATCATCCGTGATTACATTATGGGACTGACATACTTGTTTGAGCGTCAAATCCATCTCGGGGATTATGTGATCATCAATGGAAACCGTCAGGGGAAAATTGAGGAAATCAGCATGCGCTACCTAAAGATCCGCCAGTATGACGGGTTTCTCTATACTGTATCCTATAGCAGCATTACAGAACTTCAGAACGGGAACCGGGGGAAGCGACGGGTAAATGAAAGTCTTGTCCTCAACTATAGGCAAAATCCTGACAGGGCCTTCAAAGTAATGGAGGAAGTGGCACAAATATGCAACGAGAAATATGGTGAATACCTATTGAAGGATGAGAACGGCATACCTTTGGAGAGTTTCAAATTCAACCAAATCACCGAACTGAACGTCGATTTCAGGGGTCACCGTTATTCAATATCAGGCCTTGTAAACGAAGCGGACTTCGTTGAAGCGGGCAAAAAGGTTAGGTATGAACTGGCAATGGCTGCCTACAAAAGCGACTTGATGATGTCAGAAAGCCTCAGCACAATCCAATAACACTAAAAAGCAAGAGTTCATCCCTCTTGCTTTTTTCCGAATTAAAAAAGACTTCATAAATGGTGTCCTTTCGTTGAATGTAAATAGCTATTAAATTTTACTGATTTTTCATTGTTTTAGTCTGATATATAGATTGAATGACTCCTTTATTGATGAGAATATTTATATAATATTTCATTGGAGGAGAGTTAACAAAATGACTTATGTTGATATGGATATAGATAAGAAGAAATATGAGGCCTATTTATTTGTGCATTTTATTCATGAAAACGAGCGCAGAGATGACTTAGAGCAAGTCTACTTTTCCGTAAGTAGAGATGGCTTGAAATGGGAAACTCTTAATGAAAAGAAACCGATATTGACATCAACATTAGGAGATTTCGGGGTAAGAGATCCGTTTATTATCCGTTCCCCAAAAGAAAATAAATTTTACATTATTGGCACTGATTTATCTATGTATCATCGTAAGGATTGGGATGTGGTACAGAGAACTGGGAGTCAGCATATTGTGATTTGGGAGTCTAAAGATTTGATAAACTGGTCCGAACAACGATTAGTTAAGGTTGGACCGGAAACTGCAGGCTGCGTTTGGGCTCCAGAAGCAATATATGATAAAGGAGCCGATGATTTTCTAGTATTCTGGGCTTCAAGGGAAAACTTTGGTACTGAAAAACATAGAATCTATTATTCTAAAACGAAGGATTTTTTAAATTTTACTGTTCCTAAAGTATATATTGAAAGAGAAAATCATATTATTGACACAACCATTATTGAAGAGGACGGTAAATATTATCGTTTTTCAAAAGACGAGACAGTTAAAACGATTACCGTAGAGGTTTCCGATGCTTTACTTGGAGAGTTCACTCCACTGGATACGAATCTAAAAAATATAATCGGAGTTGAGGGGCCAACCTGCTTTAAAATAAAAGGTGAAGATAAATGGTGCTTATTACTCGATCATTATGAGATTGAGAAAAAATATGTACCCTACTATACAACGGACTTAAAAACAGCACAATTTACAAAAAGTCCAGAGGATTTAGATATACCTGTTAATTCCAAGCATGGTGGTGTTATGTCAATCACTTTGGATGAGTACAACGCTGTGGTCCAAGCCTATCGAAAGTGAATATTTATCATAATGTGGAGGGCTGTTGGGAACCAATTAAGAGCCCATGCGCAAAAAAATGACGTAATCAAATACGTCATTTTTTTTGCTTTTTATTATGCTTGTAGAGGAGCTTTTTCTTCATGCTGTTCGAGCTGCTGCACTTGAAATAATTTATAATAGTTTCCTTGTTTGGCCATTAATTGATCATGTTTACCCACTTCGACAATCTGTCCGTGTTCGATTAAGACAATTCGATCAGCATGGGTGATGGTGGATAAACGGTGAGCTACAACAAAGGTCGTCCGATCTTTCGCCAGCTTATCAAGTGCTTCTTGGATAAGGTGTTCACTTTCTAAATCTAGTGCAGAAGTTGCTTCATCTAGGATTAGAATAGGAGGATTTCGTAAAAACACTCGAGCTATTGCCACTCTTTGCTTTTGTCCTCCAGATAGCTTTACGCCTCTTTCTCCGACCTTCGTATCATACCCATTTGCTAGATTCTCAATAAAATCATGCGCATTGGCCGCTTTTGCTGCTTGATATACTTCTTCATCCGTTGCACCAGGTTTTCCTAATAAGATATTGTTCTTTACAGAATCACTAAATAAGATATTATCCTGAAAAACTACCCCTATTTTATCCCTTAAGGATTGAACCTGGAAATGGCGGATATCCACCCCATCTAAGAGAATTTTCCCATCCGTGACATCGTAGAAACGAGGAATCAGGCTGACAAGTGTCGACTTGCCTCCTCCGCTCATTCCAACAAGGGCAATGGTCTCACCCTTTTTTACATCAAGGTTGATGTTTTTCAGAATCATATCCTCTGATTCATTGTAGGTAAATTGAACATGATCAAACGTAATGTCCCCCTTCACATCCTTGCACTCAACCGCATTGGGGGCATCGACAATATCATATTTTTCATCGAGGAATTCAAATACTCTGTCCATAGAGGCGAATGACTGTGTTAAGGTTGTTGAAGAGTTCACAAGCCTTCTTAACGGATTGTACAATTTATCAACATAAGCAAAAAATGCCATCATCGTTCCCAGCGATAAATCTCCTTGAATAACAAGGTAGGCAGAGTAGCCAATAACGAGCAAAGGCGCAACATCCGTAATCGTGTTAACGGCTGCAAATGCCTTTGCATTCCAGCTGGTGTGCTCTAAGGCTTTATCTAAAAAGTTTTTATTTTGTTTATCAAACTGTGTCTGCTCAAACTCTTCGATTGCAAAGCTTTTTATGACGGGCATTCCTTGCACACGTTCATGAAGGTAGCTCTGAACCTCAGCAAGTGCTTGGGAACGAGACTTTGTGAGTTTACGTAAATTGCCAAAAAAGTATTTGATTGAAAATGCATATAGCGGAAATAACAAAATTGAAACCACTGATAGACTGACATTCATATAAAACATAATAATAATTGCGATAACAATTGTGGCGATATCGAGCCACAGATTCATTAAACCAGTGATTACAAATGTTTTCGTCTGCTCAACATCATTTATAACGCGTGAAATGACTTCTCCTGATCGAGTATTGGCATAATACTTAAAGCTGAGTTTCTGGATATGTGTATACATACGGTCACGGATATCGTATAGAATTTTACTTGATGTCCATTGGGCGAAATATTGGCGGTAATATTCAATCGGCGGTCTTAAAACAACAAAAACAACGATCATTACCCCCATAATTAGAAGTAATTTTTCTAGTTTCTCATCGTTGGCTAAACCACCATTGCCAATAATATCATCCACTACATACTTAATG
This genomic stretch from Neobacillus niacini harbors:
- a CDS encoding FUSC family protein, translating into MKLGARIFKTGIAIVLSLYLAQLLHSPSPVLAGIAAIFAIQPTIYRSYLTIIEQIQGNLIGAILAVIFVLLLGNHIIIIGLAAVIVIIINLKLKIENTIGLSLVTLISIMETPGTDFIPFAGIRFSTIMIGVFSAFVVNLVFLPPKYENKLYFKISGTTEEIIRWIRLSTRHDFDHNMLKSDIEKLKDNLIKIEQFYIMYKEERSYFKKISLEKSRKLVVFRQMSSTAKKALDTLKKLHRFENEILHLPENFQQSIQEQLDSVIYHHEQLMLRFIGKVPTPLDNETNTCMNNKELFELFLNHQKLYRDQDDPHLYHTMQVISSIIDYGEQIEHLDTLVTSFHSFHHNEVSIDQNEIE
- a CDS encoding mechanosensitive ion channel family protein, which translates into the protein MPVQVVTVALLIILTVYLIRKFIKLFFDKTSFLDENHEETLMHFANQVTKVVGLIIFLIYVLSHFFDLTKFVTGSVVVAGSLALIFQHIIRDYIMGLTYLFERQIHLGDYVIINGNRQGKIEEISMRYLKIRQYDGFLYTVSYSSITELQNGNRGKRRVNESLVLNYRQNPDRAFKVMEEVAQICNEKYGEYLLKDENGIPLESFKFNQITELNVDFRGHRYSISGLVNEADFVEAGKKVRYELAMAAYKSDLMMSESLSTIQ
- a CDS encoding glycoside hydrolase family 43 protein; this encodes MTYVDMDIDKKKYEAYLFVHFIHENERRDDLEQVYFSVSRDGLKWETLNEKKPILTSTLGDFGVRDPFIIRSPKENKFYIIGTDLSMYHRKDWDVVQRTGSQHIVIWESKDLINWSEQRLVKVGPETAGCVWAPEAIYDKGADDFLVFWASRENFGTEKHRIYYSKTKDFLNFTVPKVYIERENHIIDTTIIEEDGKYYRFSKDETVKTITVEVSDALLGEFTPLDTNLKNIIGVEGPTCFKIKGEDKWCLLLDHYEIEKKYVPYYTTDLKTAQFTKSPEDLDIPVNSKHGGVMSITLDEYNAVVQAYRK
- a CDS encoding ABC transporter ATP-binding protein, which produces MSSVRRYLEFVKPYRLQIIGTIIIGVVKFAIPLIIPMLIKYVVDDIIGNGGLANDEKLEKLLLIMGVMIVVFVVLRPPIEYYRQYFAQWTSSKILYDIRDRMYTHIQKLSFKYYANTRSGEVISRVINDVEQTKTFVITGLMNLWLDIATIVIAIIIMFYMNVSLSVVSILLFPLYAFSIKYFFGNLRKLTKSRSQALAEVQSYLHERVQGMPVIKSFAIEEFEQTQFDKQNKNFLDKALEHTSWNAKAFAAVNTITDVAPLLVIGYSAYLVIQGDLSLGTMMAFFAYVDKLYNPLRRLVNSSTTLTQSFASMDRVFEFLDEKYDIVDAPNAVECKDVKGDITFDHVQFTYNESEDMILKNINLDVKKGETIALVGMSGGGKSTLVSLIPRFYDVTDGKILLDGVDIRHFQVQSLRDKIGVVFQDNILFSDSVKNNILLGKPGATDEEVYQAAKAANAHDFIENLANGYDTKVGERGVKLSGGQKQRVAIARVFLRNPPILILDEATSALDLESEHLIQEALDKLAKDRTTFVVAHRLSTITHADRIVLIEHGQIVEVGKHDQLMAKQGNYYKLFQVQQLEQHEEKAPLQA